One Bacteroidales bacterium genomic window carries:
- a CDS encoding tetratricopeptide repeat protein — protein MSKKTDLLLRYESMLRGESVEWFDTEDYEEIALEYEMASMLSNAIEAIEMGLKYHPMSEELLARKAYFLLIKGQIDEAENIMSIVTDKSNETQLIRVELRLISGDIEEAITLIKELLKGGSLQTEDLLSVIDLCADYKLYKEILLDIFNSIKKFERAQQLYLLREFMKILEEESEYKLQLQVVEKILDIDPYSYREWLRAIELYLYDSDIQKAFEAIDYALAIDPENSDALYYKAYCCAEQGYYKDAITILESLDKSQNEYIYTLMATCYNKLGLYDKSDRVLDESLQHNPLDAKILYVKAQNRYKSQQPLVAIDLLRQAEEIEPHSSDILYMLTKLYYEQESYDKAKETLLKLNSSDYDESDGKIYILAGDIETKCGEYREALKYYEKAFALDKYDVDTCLKMLYTYSELHDVENMQRIIDYVEDLISDSKIETLPDEEQCRVLYLRTAIDKIKDILRNHIDDTI, from the coding sequence ATGAGCAAAAAAACAGATTTGTTATTGCGATATGAGAGTATGTTGCGAGGAGAAAGCGTAGAGTGGTTCGATACTGAAGATTATGAAGAGATAGCATTGGAGTATGAAATGGCTTCAATGCTATCTAATGCAATAGAGGCAATAGAGATGGGGCTAAAGTATCATCCTATGTCAGAAGAACTCTTAGCAAGGAAAGCTTATTTCCTTTTAATTAAGGGACAAATAGACGAGGCTGAGAATATTATGTCTATTGTAACAGACAAAAGTAATGAAACTCAATTAATAAGAGTGGAATTGCGATTAATATCGGGAGATATTGAAGAGGCAATAACCCTAATAAAAGAGTTGCTAAAAGGGGGAAGTTTGCAAACTGAAGACCTTTTAAGTGTAATTGATTTATGTGCCGACTATAAATTATATAAGGAGATACTTCTTGATATATTTAATTCAATTAAGAAATTTGAAAGAGCTCAGCAATTATATCTTTTGCGTGAATTTATGAAGATATTAGAGGAGGAGTCTGAATATAAATTGCAATTGCAGGTAGTTGAGAAAATTCTTGATATAGATCCATATTCTTATCGTGAATGGTTAAGGGCAATAGAATTATATCTATACGATTCTGATATTCAAAAGGCATTTGAAGCCATAGATTATGCATTGGCGATAGATCCTGAAAACTCAGATGCTCTATATTATAAAGCCTATTGTTGTGCTGAGCAAGGTTATTATAAAGATGCAATAACAATACTTGAATCGTTAGATAAAAGCCAAAACGAATATATATATACGTTAATGGCAACATGTTATAACAAATTAGGCCTGTATGATAAGAGTGATAGAGTATTAGATGAAAGTCTGCAACATAATCCTTTAGATGCAAAAATCCTGTATGTAAAAGCTCAAAATAGATACAAATCGCAACAACCATTAGTTGCTATTGATTTGTTGAGACAAGCAGAGGAGATTGAGCCACACTCATCAGATATATTATATATGTTAACAAAACTCTATTATGAGCAGGAGAGCTATGATAAGGCAAAGGAGACGTTGTTAAAACTTAACTCTTCTGATTATGATGAGTCTGACGGAAAGATATATATATTAGCCGGTGATATAGAGACAAAATGTGGAGAATATAGAGAGGCGTTAAAATATTATGAGAAAGCCTTTGCACTTGATAAATACGATGTAGATACATGCTTAAAAATGTTATATACATACTCTGAACTCCATGATGTTGAGAATATGCAACGAATAATAGATTATGTTGAAGATTTAATATCAGATTCAAAAATAGAGACATTGCCTGATGAGGAGCAGTGTAGAGTGCTCTATTTGCGAACAGCAATAGATAAGATAAAAGATATTCTACGAAATCATATTGATGATACTATCTGA
- a CDS encoding MBL fold metallo-hydrolase has translation MKILFLGTGTSTGIPQIGCECEVCKSSNPKDKRLRTSVLISDEDKNILIDCGPDFRQQMLNYNIKHIDAVLLTHHHYDHISGLDELRSFTYTQPMPIYMEQNVADSIKRMYPYCFSENRYPGVANIDIKIIDNTPFEISGRDIQPIRVMHYNLPILGYRFGNVAYITDMLTISDEEIEKLRSLDILIINALRKTKHISHQTLQDALNIIERVSPQKTYLIHMSHHMGLHEEVSMQLPENVFFAYDGLRIEI, from the coding sequence ATGAAAATTCTATTTTTAGGTACAGGAACATCCACTGGAATACCGCAAATAGGGTGTGAGTGTGAAGTCTGCAAATCTTCTAATCCAAAAGATAAACGATTGCGAACTTCGGTGTTAATATCTGATGAAGATAAAAACATACTCATAGATTGTGGCCCAGATTTTCGTCAACAGATGCTTAATTATAATATCAAACATATAGATGCAGTATTGTTGACACATCACCATTATGACCATATCTCTGGATTAGATGAATTGCGTTCCTTTACATATACTCAACCAATGCCTATTTATATGGAACAGAATGTGGCGGACTCCATAAAAAGAATGTATCCATATTGTTTTAGCGAAAACAGATATCCTGGAGTTGCAAATATAGATATTAAAATCATAGATAATACACCATTTGAGATATCTGGTAGAGATATTCAACCAATAAGAGTAATGCATTATAATTTACCCATATTGGGGTATCGATTTGGAAATGTGGCATATATTACAGATATGCTTACGATTTCTGATGAAGAGATAGAGAAATTACGTTCTCTTGATATTTTAATTATAAATGCTTTACGAAAAACTAAACATATTTCGCATCAAACACTTCAAGATGCCCTAAATATAATTGAACGAGTATCGCCTCAGAAAACTTATTTGATACATATGAGCCATCATATGGGTTTGCATGAGGAGGTCTCAATGCAATTGCCTGAAAACGTGTTTTTTGCATACGATGGTTTGCGGATAGAAATATAG
- the trkA gene encoding Trk system potassium transporter TrkA, with product MKIVIAGAGEVGTHLAKMLSKEKQDIILLDTKVEKLQWIDANYNLMTVVGDPSSFSALKNAEAGNADLFIAVTPSDDKNITACMLASKLGAQKTVARIDNYEYMLPENRAFFKDMGVDELIYPEMLAAEEILNALKITWARKWFSLCDNKLILVSTKIRENSSIVNSKLWDLTKEHNFYHVSAIKRKDDIIIPRGSDEILLNDIVYFTTTPKHLNDIRDITGKRDITVDSIIVLGGSRIAIQLARILPDSISMKIIEQDYEKSLRLAERLPDAYIVHGDARETELLIEEGIKNIDAFIALSDNSETNILSCLTAKKLGVKTKTVAEVENIQFISTAESLDIGSIINKKIIAASKIYQLLIDTDISDARCLATSDAEVVEVTVKEGAKITKGKIKDLDIPKGLTLGGMVRDGVGYIINGDTEIKPNDHVLIVCVNDILHKVEKLFG from the coding sequence ATGAAAATAGTTATTGCTGGAGCCGGTGAGGTTGGTACTCACTTAGCAAAGATGCTTTCAAAAGAGAAGCAAGATATTATACTTCTTGACACTAAAGTTGAAAAACTTCAATGGATTGATGCGAACTACAATTTAATGACTGTTGTTGGAGATCCCTCTTCGTTCAGTGCATTAAAAAATGCTGAAGCAGGTAATGCAGATTTGTTTATTGCTGTAACTCCTTCGGATGATAAAAATATTACAGCATGTATGCTCGCTTCAAAATTGGGTGCTCAAAAGACTGTTGCTCGCATCGACAACTACGAATATATGCTTCCTGAGAATAGAGCATTCTTTAAAGATATGGGAGTTGATGAACTCATCTACCCCGAAATGCTTGCTGCGGAAGAGATTTTGAATGCTCTTAAAATAACTTGGGCGAGAAAATGGTTTAGTTTATGCGACAATAAACTTATCTTGGTTAGCACTAAAATAAGAGAAAACTCTTCTATTGTAAATAGCAAGTTATGGGATTTAACAAAAGAGCATAACTTTTACCACGTTTCTGCTATAAAGCGTAAAGATGATATAATAATTCCTCGAGGAAGTGATGAGATATTACTCAATGATATTGTATATTTTACCACTACTCCTAAGCATCTTAACGATATTAGAGATATTACTGGTAAACGAGATATTACAGTGGATAGTATCATTGTTTTAGGTGGCAGCAGAATAGCTATTCAACTTGCCCGTATTCTACCCGACTCTATCTCAATGAAAATTATTGAGCAAGACTACGAAAAGAGTTTAAGATTAGCAGAAAGGCTCCCTGATGCTTATATTGTTCATGGTGATGCTCGTGAAACAGAATTGCTTATAGAGGAAGGAATTAAAAATATTGATGCATTTATAGCTCTTAGCGATAACTCCGAAACAAATATTCTGTCTTGCTTAACAGCAAAGAAATTGGGTGTAAAAACTAAAACTGTTGCTGAAGTTGAGAATATTCAATTTATATCAACTGCCGAGAGTCTTGATATAGGTTCTATTATCAATAAGAAAATTATTGCTGCAAGTAAAATATATCAACTTCTTATTGACACAGATATTAGCGATGCTCGATGTCTTGCTACATCTGATGCCGAAGTTGTTGAGGTAACCGTTAAAGAAGGTGCTAAAATAACTAAGGGTAAAATTAAAGATTTGGATATACCCAAAGGTTTAACATTAGGTGGTATGGTTAGAGACGGAGTTGGATATATTATTAATGGTGATACTGAAATAAAACCTAATGACCACGTACTTATAGTATGTGTCAACGATATATTACATAAGGTTGAAAAATTATTTGGATAG
- a CDS encoding glutamine--tRNA ligase/YqeY domain fusion protein — protein sequence MTTTIEPIEEGKTKNLNFIEQAVSDDLAAGKNGGRLNTRFPPEPNGYLHIGHAKAICMDFGIAQKFGGTCNLRFDDTNPAKEDTEYVDAIMEDIKWLGFDWEDRLYYASDYFQKLWDLAIRLIKEGYAYVDEQSSEQIAAQKGTPTQPGTPSPFRDRPIEETLDLFERMNKGEFEEGSMVLRAKIDMASPNMHFRDPIMYRIIKHPHHRTGTKWNVYPMYDYAHGQSDFFEGVTHSICTLEFEVHRPLYNWFIDRIADETYRPRQMEFNRLNLTYTVMSKRKLLQLVQEGLVRGWDDPRMPTICGLRRRGYTPESIRNFVDKIGYTKYDGLISVSLLEHSIREDLNKNATRVSAVINPVKLIITNYPEGEVEYVDMDNNPEQENAGAHKMPFTRELYIEREDFMEDAPKKFFRMTPGKEVRLKGAYIVKCTGCKYDSEGKLEEVYCEYDPLTRSGMPESARKVKGTLHWVSALYNQEIEVRLYDRLFTVENPAEEKEKDFRELLNPESLVVVKGYAEQYLAETAQVGDRYQFQRIGYFTVDKDSCPGKLVFNRTVSLKDGYKA from the coding sequence ATGACAACAACAATTGAACCTATCGAAGAGGGTAAGACTAAAAATTTGAATTTTATAGAGCAAGCTGTTTCAGATGATTTAGCAGCAGGTAAAAACGGAGGAAGATTAAATACTCGTTTTCCACCGGAACCTAATGGTTATCTACATATCGGCCACGCAAAGGCTATATGTATGGACTTTGGAATTGCTCAAAAATTTGGAGGTACTTGTAATTTGCGATTTGATGATACTAATCCTGCAAAAGAGGATACAGAGTATGTTGATGCTATTATGGAAGATATTAAATGGTTAGGATTTGACTGGGAAGACCGTTTATACTACGCATCAGATTACTTTCAAAAGTTATGGGATCTTGCAATTCGCTTGATAAAAGAGGGATATGCTTATGTTGATGAACAATCATCAGAACAAATAGCAGCACAAAAAGGAACACCCACTCAACCGGGAACACCATCTCCTTTCAGAGATAGACCAATAGAAGAGACTCTTGACTTATTCGAAAGAATGAATAAAGGAGAGTTTGAAGAGGGTAGTATGGTTTTACGTGCAAAAATTGATATGGCATCACCAAATATGCACTTCCGTGATCCAATTATGTATCGTATTATCAAACATCCACACCATCGTACAGGAACAAAGTGGAATGTTTATCCTATGTATGATTATGCTCATGGACAATCCGACTTTTTTGAGGGAGTAACACACTCAATATGTACATTAGAGTTTGAAGTCCATCGTCCTCTATATAATTGGTTTATTGATCGTATTGCAGATGAAACATATCGACCACGCCAAATGGAGTTTAATCGTTTGAATTTAACATATACTGTTATGAGTAAACGAAAACTCTTACAATTGGTACAAGAAGGATTAGTGCGAGGCTGGGATGACCCTCGAATGCCAACTATTTGCGGATTACGTCGTAGAGGATATACCCCAGAGTCAATACGCAATTTTGTTGATAAGATAGGTTATACAAAGTACGATGGATTAATTAGTGTTTCTCTATTAGAGCATAGTATTAGAGAGGACCTTAATAAAAATGCAACACGAGTTTCAGCTGTTATAAATCCTGTAAAATTAATTATCACAAACTATCCTGAAGGAGAAGTTGAGTATGTTGATATGGATAATAATCCAGAGCAAGAGAATGCAGGAGCACATAAAATGCCATTTACTCGAGAGTTGTATATTGAAAGAGAGGACTTTATGGAGGATGCTCCTAAAAAATTCTTCCGTATGACTCCCGGAAAAGAGGTTCGTTTAAAAGGAGCATATATAGTAAAATGTACAGGTTGCAAATACGATTCAGAAGGAAAACTTGAAGAGGTATATTGCGAATATGATCCTTTAACCCGCAGTGGAATGCCGGAGAGTGCTCGTAAAGTAAAAGGAACACTTCACTGGGTATCAGCTCTATATAATCAAGAGATTGAGGTAAGATTATACGATAGATTATTTACTGTTGAAAATCCTGCTGAGGAGAAAGAGAAAGATTTTAGAGAACTTCTTAATCCAGAATCATTAGTAGTGGTTAAGGGATATGCAGAACAATATCTTGCTGAAACTGCGCAAGTTGGAGATCGTTATCAATTCCAACGTATAGGATATTTTACAGTTGATAAAGACTCTTGTCCTGGTAAATTAGTATTTAATAGAACTGTTTCGTTAAAAGACGGATATAAAGCATAA
- a CDS encoding Smr/MutS family protein — MIYPNNFEQKIGFDKIRNKIKECCLSSLGEEAIEQITFSTNYGNIIKMVEECNEFLSIIENEKDFPCDHFYDVRSALKHLKVEGTYIDSNELFDLRRSLASIINIINFLRQGEDEERVQYPRLKSLTDNIVTFPNILKEADRIIDKFGHIKDNASPTLYDIRREITSKVNSISKNLANILRKAREEGIVEKDVTPTMRDGRLVIPVMPAHKRKIKGIVHDESASGKTIFIEPAEVVEANNRIRELESEERREIIKILTEFSNTIRPHIDDMIYSYLFMGEIDLIRAKALFARNIGAVMPKIDNYCQIDWYGAAHPLLYLSLKRQNKKVVPLDISLDKKNRILIISGPNAGGKSVCLKTVGLLQYMIQCGLLVPMFDNSRMGIFNDIFIDIGDEQSIEDDLSTYSSHLTNMKNFVRQSSDKSLLLIDEFGGGTEPQIGGAIAEALLKRFNIKKSFGVITTHYQNLKHFAEENDGIVNGAMLYDRHIMQPLFKLSIGNPGSSFAIEIARKIGLPEDVISEASDIVGQEYVSMDKYLQDIVRDKRYWEQKRQNIRLLEKRLADSIERYEKDILQLEKERKEIIKGAKAEASNILSETNAKIENTIREIKEAQAEKERTKVIREDIRKFKEEISEKEETGERLSKKIEKLNKNNKNKKKSNKATPIIKEDTPLMVGDVVKIKDGGSVAGEILELNGKSATVAFGSIKSVVKTDKLERTNRSSLKKQNTKTQYYSESTTDIIRNKQLSFNSELDVRGLRGDEAIESVAVFIDTAILSGYSNLRILHGTGNGILQQLIRSYLKKVSAVKSFREEDVQLGGAGITVVELY; from the coding sequence GTGATATACCCTAATAATTTTGAGCAGAAAATAGGATTTGATAAAATCAGAAATAAGATAAAAGAGTGTTGCCTTTCATCTTTAGGAGAAGAGGCAATAGAGCAAATTACTTTCTCAACCAATTACGGAAATATCATTAAAATGGTTGAGGAGTGTAATGAATTTCTATCAATTATTGAGAACGAAAAAGATTTTCCCTGCGATCACTTTTATGACGTAAGGAGTGCCTTAAAACATCTTAAAGTTGAAGGAACTTATATTGACTCAAATGAACTTTTTGATCTTAGACGCTCACTTGCATCAATTATTAATATTATAAATTTCTTGCGACAAGGCGAAGATGAAGAAAGGGTTCAGTATCCTCGTCTTAAATCACTTACTGACAATATTGTAACATTTCCAAACATCCTTAAAGAAGCAGATCGTATAATTGATAAGTTTGGACATATCAAAGATAACGCATCTCCTACTCTTTATGATATAAGACGCGAGATAACAAGCAAGGTAAATTCTATCTCTAAAAACCTTGCAAACATTCTAAGAAAAGCAAGAGAAGAGGGCATTGTTGAAAAAGATGTAACTCCAACTATGAGAGATGGCAGATTAGTTATTCCTGTAATGCCCGCTCATAAGAGGAAAATAAAAGGTATTGTTCACGATGAATCAGCGAGTGGCAAAACAATCTTTATAGAACCTGCCGAAGTTGTTGAGGCAAACAACAGAATAAGGGAATTGGAAAGTGAGGAGAGAAGAGAAATCATTAAAATCCTTACTGAATTTTCCAATACAATTCGCCCACATATTGATGATATGATTTATTCATATCTATTTATGGGCGAGATAGATTTAATTAGAGCAAAGGCTCTCTTTGCAAGAAACATTGGAGCAGTAATGCCTAAAATAGACAATTATTGTCAGATTGATTGGTATGGTGCAGCACACCCACTACTCTATTTATCTCTTAAACGACAAAACAAAAAGGTTGTCCCTTTAGATATTTCTCTTGACAAAAAGAATAGGATTTTAATTATATCAGGACCTAACGCCGGAGGTAAATCGGTTTGTCTTAAAACCGTTGGATTACTACAATATATGATTCAATGCGGACTTCTTGTACCTATGTTCGACAATTCAAGAATGGGTATATTTAACGATATATTCATTGATATTGGTGATGAACAATCAATTGAGGACGATTTGAGCACATATAGTTCGCACCTTACAAATATGAAAAATTTTGTAAGACAGAGCTCCGACAAATCACTATTATTAATTGATGAATTTGGAGGAGGAACAGAACCTCAAATAGGAGGGGCAATTGCTGAGGCATTACTTAAAAGATTTAATATCAAAAAGAGCTTTGGCGTAATTACTACACACTACCAGAACCTGAAACATTTTGCAGAAGAAAATGATGGCATTGTAAATGGTGCAATGCTTTACGACCGCCATATAATGCAACCTCTTTTTAAACTATCAATAGGAAATCCCGGTAGTTCTTTTGCTATTGAAATTGCTCGAAAGATAGGTTTGCCAGAAGATGTAATCTCTGAAGCATCAGACATTGTTGGTCAAGAGTATGTATCAATGGATAAATATCTACAAGATATTGTAAGAGACAAAAGATATTGGGAACAAAAACGTCAAAATATTAGATTGCTTGAAAAGCGTCTCGCTGACAGCATTGAGAGATACGAGAAAGATATTTTACAACTTGAGAAAGAACGAAAAGAGATTATAAAAGGAGCAAAAGCAGAAGCATCAAATATATTGAGCGAAACAAATGCTAAGATAGAGAACACAATTCGCGAAATAAAAGAGGCTCAAGCCGAGAAAGAACGCACCAAAGTTATTAGAGAAGATATACGTAAATTTAAAGAAGAGATTTCAGAGAAAGAGGAAACTGGCGAAAGACTATCAAAGAAGATTGAAAAACTCAACAAAAACAATAAAAATAAGAAAAAAAGCAATAAGGCTACTCCTATAATAAAGGAAGATACTCCTTTAATGGTTGGGGATGTAGTTAAAATAAAGGATGGAGGTAGTGTTGCCGGAGAGATATTAGAGCTTAATGGTAAAAGTGCAACTGTTGCATTTGGTTCAATAAAGAGTGTTGTTAAAACCGATAAACTTGAAAGAACAAATCGTTCATCGCTAAAGAAGCAAAACACTAAAACTCAATATTATAGTGAATCAACAACCGATATTATACGCAACAAGCAACTATCTTTTAATAGCGAATTAGATGTTAGAGGGCTAAGAGGTGATGAAGCAATTGAGAGTGTTGCAGTATTTATTGACACAGCTATTTTATCGGGATATTCAAACTTAAGAATCTTACATGGTACTGGAAATGGTATTCTTCAGCAACTAATAAGAAGTTACTTAAAAAAAGTTTCTGCCGTAAAAAGTTTCAGAGAAGAAGACGTTCAACTTGGAGGTGCCGGGATTACAGTAGTTGAGTTATATTAA
- a CDS encoding 1-deoxy-D-xylulose-5-phosphate synthase codes for MNKTTENILQSIYSPKDLKKVNIDDLPKLCEEIREYMLNILAEHPGHLASSLGVVELTVALHYVFNTPYDRIVWDVGHQAYVHKILTERKDKFNTLRQLNGLSGFPSPSESEYDTFTAGHASNSISAALGMSVAANLNNEERKVIAIIGDAAIAGGLAFEGLNNASSSPNDLLIILNDNDMAIDRNVGALNKYLIKITTSPRYNKFRYKIYSFLRRRNIIKDNHKGIFTRFTNSIKSLISKHQNIFEGLNIRYFGPINGHDTKSIIRILNDIKDLKGPKILHLKTIKGKGYSPAEKDVTTWHAPGKFNKETGERIKSENKYTKYQDIFGETLVELASKNNKIVGITPAMPTGCSMNIMNKHFPERCFDVGIAEEHAVTFSGGLAKEGLIPFCNIYSSFMQRAFDEVIHDVAIQKLHVVFCLDRAGIVGEDGMTHHGSLDMAYLRCIPNMVISAPMNEHYLRHLMFTAADANCPFAIRYPRGNGNILDWKCLPQILEIGKGRQICEGKDVAILSIGTIGNVALDAVEKAKSKGINAALFDMIFIKPIDTDILDYVAQNYNKIITIEDGTIKGGFGSAVAEYMVTNGYKSKIKMIGIPDEFVTHGKPSELYDLCKMDSDSIYDAIINKW; via the coding sequence ATGAACAAAACAACAGAAAATATATTACAATCAATATACTCTCCAAAAGATTTAAAAAAGGTAAATATTGATGATTTACCTAAATTATGCGAGGAAATAAGGGAATATATGCTAAATATTTTAGCAGAACACCCTGGTCATTTAGCATCAAGTTTGGGAGTTGTTGAGTTAACAGTTGCCTTACACTATGTTTTCAATACTCCATACGATAGAATTGTTTGGGATGTTGGGCATCAAGCATACGTTCACAAAATTTTAACAGAACGTAAAGATAAATTCAATACTTTGCGACAACTTAATGGATTGAGCGGATTCCCCTCTCCCTCAGAGAGTGAATATGATACGTTTACTGCGGGACATGCATCAAATTCTATATCGGCAGCATTAGGTATGTCGGTTGCTGCAAACTTAAACAATGAAGAGAGAAAAGTTATTGCTATTATTGGAGATGCTGCAATTGCTGGTGGTTTGGCTTTTGAAGGTCTAAACAATGCTTCTTCAAGCCCTAACGATCTGCTAATCATATTGAACGATAACGATATGGCTATTGACAGAAACGTTGGTGCTCTAAATAAATATCTAATAAAAATAACCACTTCGCCAAGATACAATAAATTTAGATACAAAATTTATTCATTCTTAAGAAGAAGAAATATTATTAAAGACAACCACAAGGGTATCTTTACTCGCTTTACCAATAGTATAAAGTCTTTAATAAGCAAACACCAAAATATTTTTGAAGGTCTAAATATCAGATATTTTGGTCCTATTAACGGACATGACACAAAGTCTATTATTCGTATATTAAACGATATTAAGGATTTAAAAGGTCCTAAAATACTTCATCTTAAAACTATCAAAGGCAAAGGTTATTCTCCTGCTGAAAAAGACGTTACAACTTGGCACGCCCCCGGTAAATTTAACAAAGAGACAGGAGAGAGAATAAAATCAGAGAATAAATACACCAAATATCAAGATATTTTTGGAGAAACACTAGTTGAATTAGCATCTAAAAATAACAAAATTGTAGGTATTACTCCTGCAATGCCTACTGGCTGTTCTATGAATATAATGAACAAACACTTTCCTGAAAGATGTTTTGATGTTGGTATTGCAGAGGAACATGCTGTCACTTTCTCAGGTGGTTTAGCAAAAGAGGGATTAATTCCATTCTGCAACATATATTCAAGTTTTATGCAGAGGGCTTTTGATGAGGTAATACACGATGTTGCGATACAAAAGTTACACGTTGTCTTTTGCCTCGACAGAGCAGGTATTGTTGGCGAAGATGGTATGACGCATCACGGCAGTTTAGATATGGCATATCTTCGTTGTATTCCCAATATGGTTATCTCTGCCCCTATGAATGAACACTACCTAAGACATTTGATGTTTACTGCCGCAGATGCAAATTGTCCTTTTGCAATTAGATATCCAAGAGGTAATGGCAATATATTGGATTGGAAATGTTTACCCCAAATTTTAGAGATTGGAAAAGGTAGACAAATATGCGAAGGTAAAGATGTTGCCATTTTGAGCATAGGAACTATTGGAAATGTAGCTTTAGATGCCGTAGAGAAAGCTAAGAGTAAAGGAATTAACGCAGCTCTCTTTGATATGATATTTATAAAACCAATAGATACTGATATTTTAGATTATGTTGCCCAAAACTACAACAAGATTATCACAATTGAGGATGGTACTATAAAAGGAGGTTTTGGAAGTGCCGTAGCAGAATATATGGTAACTAATGGTTACAAATCAAAAATAAAAATGATTGGTATTCCTGATGAATTTGTTACTCATGGGAAACCGTCTGAGTTATATGATTTATGTAAAATGGATAGTGATAGCATATATGATGCTATTATTAACAAGTGGTAA
- the murB gene encoding UDP-N-acetylmuramate dehydrogenase, with the protein MINIRENISMKTYHTFGMDITTRYFAEYDTVEDLRSLLISPVIKSNNFLQIGGGSNLLFTKDYPGIILHSKIKEITVQDKDDYVILKVGAGVVWDDFVAYAVSNNWYGVENLSYIPGEVGASAVQNVGAYGVEAKDVIERVFAVDVETGVETIFTNEECKYGYRSSVFKTQLKSQYIITYVEYRLSKTPNYKLEYGNLKSAVGDTPTLQSLREAIIDIRKQKLPDPSEIGSAGSFFVNPVIDTDLFLSLKEEYPNIVSYQLPNNKVKLSAAWLIDNAGWHGKKVGGASVYHKQCLVLINENNASPSDIIELATQIKQSVYDKYRVKIVPEVIYI; encoded by the coding sequence ATGATAAATATAAGAGAAAATATATCAATGAAAACATACCATACATTTGGTATGGATATAACAACGCGTTATTTTGCAGAGTACGATACCGTTGAAGATTTACGCTCGTTATTAATCTCTCCTGTAATAAAAAGTAATAATTTTTTACAGATAGGAGGGGGTAGTAACCTATTATTTACAAAGGATTATCCGGGTATTATATTACATTCTAAGATAAAAGAGATTACTGTTCAAGATAAAGATGATTATGTAATACTTAAAGTAGGAGCAGGAGTGGTTTGGGATGATTTTGTGGCGTATGCAGTATCAAATAATTGGTATGGAGTAGAAAATCTATCTTATATTCCCGGAGAAGTAGGAGCTTCGGCAGTCCAAAATGTAGGAGCCTATGGAGTAGAAGCAAAAGATGTTATTGAGCGAGTATTTGCTGTTGATGTGGAGACAGGTGTTGAAACAATATTTACCAACGAAGAGTGTAAGTATGGATACAGAAGCAGTGTGTTCAAGACTCAATTAAAAAGTCAATACATAATTACTTATGTAGAATACCGATTGAGTAAGACTCCTAACTATAAATTAGAGTATGGAAATCTTAAAAGTGCAGTTGGTGATACTCCTACATTGCAATCCCTTAGAGAAGCCATAATAGATATTCGAAAACAAAAGCTGCCAGACCCTTCTGAAATTGGAAGTGCAGGAAGTTTCTTTGTAAATCCTGTAATTGATACAGATCTGTTTTTATCTTTAAAAGAGGAGTATCCAAATATTGTTTCCTATCAATTGCCAAATAATAAAGTAAAACTATCTGCCGCTTGGTTAATTGACAATGCAGGATGGCATGGAAAAAAAGTGGGAGGAGCATCAGTATATCATAAGCAGTGTTTAGTGTTGATTAATGAGAACAATGCAAGCCCATCCGATATTATAGAGTTGGCAACTCAAATAAAACAGTCGGTTTACGATAAATATAGGGTTAAGATAGTTCCTGAAGTAATTTATATATAA